In Haliotis asinina isolate JCU_RB_2024 chromosome 15, JCU_Hal_asi_v2, whole genome shotgun sequence, the sequence agtggatgtctggtgagataggttccaactgacgtgattgagacaggtgtattggtgctacagtggatgtctggtgagataggttccaactgacgtgattgagacaggtgtattggtgctacagtggatgtctggtgagataggttccaactgacgtgattgagacaggtgtattggtgctacagtggatgtctggtgagataggttccaactgacgtgattgagacaggtgtattggtgctacagtggatgtctggtgagataggttccaactgtcttgattgagacaggtgtattggtgctacagtggatgtctggtgagataggttccaactgacgtgattgagacaggtgtattggtgctacagtggatgtctggtgagataggttccaactgacgtgattgagacaggtgtattggtgctacagtggATGTCTGGTGAGATAGGTTCCAACTGTCTTGATTGAGACTggtgtattggtgctacagtggatgtctggtgagataggttccaactgtcttgattgagacaggtgtattggtgctacagtggGTGCCTGGAGAGATAGGTTCCAACTGTCgtgattgagacaggtgtattggtgctacagtggatgtctggtgagataggttccaactgtcgtgattgagacaggtgtattggtgctacagtggGTGCCTGGTGAGATAGGTTGCAACTGTCgtgattgagacaggtgtattggtgctacagtggatgtctggtgagataggttccaactgtcgtgattgagactggtgtattggtgctacagtgggtgcctggtgagataggttccaactgtcttgattgagacaggtgtattggtgctacagtggatgtctggtgagataggttccaactgtcttgattgagacaggtgtattggtgctacagtggatgtctggtgagataggttccaactgtcttgattgagacaggtgtattggtgctacagtggGTGCTTGGTGAGATAGGTTCCAACTGACgtgattgagacaggtgtattggtgctacagtggatgtctggtgagataggttccaactgtcttgattgagacaggtgtattggtgctacagtggATGTCTGGTGAGATAAGTTCCAACTGTCttgattgagacaggtgtattggtgctacagtggGTGCTTGGTGAGATAGGTTCCAACTGTCatgattgagacaggtgtattggtgctacagtgggtgcctggtgagataggttccaactgtcttgattgagacaggtgtattggtgctacagtggGTGCCTGGAGAGATAGGTTCCAACTGTCgtgattgagacaggtgtattggtgctacagtggGTGCTTGGTGAGATAGGTTCCAACTGTCttgattgagacaggtgtattggtgctacagtggGTGCCTGGAGAGATAGGTTGCAACTGTCgtgattgagacaggtgtattggtgctacagtggGTGCTTGGTGAGAAAGGTTCCAACTGACgtgattgagacaggtgtattggtgctacagtggATGTCTGGTGAGATAGGTTCCAACTGTCTTGATTGAGACTggtgtattggtgctacagtggGTGCCTGGTGAGATAGGTTCCAACTGCCTTGATTGAGACGggtgtattggtgctacagtgggtgcctggtgagataggttccaactgtcttgattgagacaggtgtattggtgctacagtggGTGCCTGGTGAGATAGGTCAGTATATATGTAGCTGAGATGATTTCCCAGCTGTTAAATAAGTATTGAAAGCAATTTTACCGAAACTAAATTTATAACAATTATTCTTATAAGAGTTAATTAACATACAAATCTATGTGAATTTCACTAATGATGACTCACTTATGGCCAACAACAGTCACTCTGTATTGGAATATATGGTCcatgaaagaaaacatgaatTATGAAGGATGAAGTGAGTATGTTTTAATGACATGCATGTCTATCTTTTTAGTGATCTAAATTAAATATTCAAACAGACTCTTCAAATGGGTTCATAACAGCTTTGGTCTGTCAGTGAGGTTTTAGAAGTGATCCAATGCTAACATGCCTAGGGTGTATTCAGGTAATATATATCACAAGAAATGCTATGAATCCATGTTTCAGGTCCCAAGACACCGATACAGCAAGGATATTGAAAAGCTGGGTTGCACAACCAAGTGAACAAAAATGTCAATGAGCCGACATGTGTCACCTGTGTAAGAACACCTGGTTGAAAGACGGGTGCAAAGACCAAGTCACCTTGAGGGTCCTAATGGGATTTGCAGGCTTCTTTGCTGTCATAAGTGGAAAATTGGTCCAGACATCACAATCAGTGTTAAATGGAAAAACACTGGCATACTGCTTTTCATAGCATTAACTGAAGATTCTCATAAACGTTGAAAATTGAGCCTCCCAAAATAGGTTTGTTTTATTTCCCTCTCTTGGAATTCAATGCTATTATCACTGATTGACTTTAAGATCGTGTTTAAACCAGTGAAATTTGAAttccattttaaaaaatgatcgacataaatgatgaatttgaaatttaaaagaaattactttaaacaaaatcaTTGCTTACAAATTGGGAGTTCTAAATTAACTGCTTTGTGATGAATAACACCCCCATCTGGACCCTCTGTGTAATTTTGAAATGCCCGAAtgctttcagttttcaaatccTGTTTCTGGCTTGTTTCCACAAGTATAAGCTTGATGCATATCTTGTGCTAAATGAGGAAGTGGTGATTGCTTTGTGCTGGAAACCTTtcatttcacatatttcaattcacttttaaaaatgaagagaaatgttaatttttttttaatccGGTGCTATTTCCAAAATTAATGTTTATGAATTTTGCATTTATTATCCCGTCATGAATACAAAAAATAAGTACTGCaccacttttgttacatatctGTCACATAAAATATGGATAAATGTTTGTAATCTTGTCTCTGATAATATTCTGAAAAACAATCTTGTGTATATTGAAATTATCCaatatattaaaatcatttttttattgttattatttgtattaacagaaagagaaacaaacatataaacatcACTATAGAAATTATATTTAAAGCTATTTCTATGAAAATGCTTAGGAATGAATTTCATTTATGTTCTTATCTGAACAACTGAAAGCCTGATCACAGCTCCACAGATGTTGCTATAATAATACTCCGTGCATTTAGCTTAGCATTGATTATTAAGTATAATGTTCATTTCTGGTGGTTTCATATTCAAAACTATGCTATTCAGCAAGTAACTTCTATAAAATCTCAGACTAACTTTGACCCCACAAGAGACAGGTGCATCAAACAAAGATCGGCCAGTCAGCATTTCACAGCTGGCTTTAACCTTCACCTTGGCTTTCAACAATGACTGCTTTGTTAATAGGTTGCAAGAGAAGGCGTTCAATGTGAGTTTCCTTTGAACTGCAACAGCAATGATCATCAGTTTTATTGACTTGTATCATCACCTGGTTAACATGAGGCTGTATTAATAGCAAAATTGATACGGATGAAGAAGAGAAGTCGACATGTGTGTGTACTTCTATTGTTGTGAATACtatatttcatactttgaaTGAATAATCTAAAGTGTGTGTTAAATTGCTGTCAAAAGTACAGTTTATATATAGATTGTGTGAAAgttgaaacattttaaaaatattttaaacatcatTCAAAAAGAGATATaaatttttaaaatttcaatGATTGTATTTACAGAGAATTCAGTAATTCAATTCTGCATCAGTGGTAATTAAGGTAACAGCTGCTTACTGAACTGTTCAACTGAGCCAGTTAGACTATGGCCTTGTATACAAATTGTTGATCTAAATTCCATCCAtctttcaaacaaatacataattctGATTGACACTGTCCTCTTGTAATTGTTTCAATATTGACAGTCCACATACAGTCAACAACCAGCCATTGTCAAGTCTAGATAAGAGATTGACATCTGGCATGTGAAAGTCTATAATTACAGCTTTACTTCAACAAGCCAGGGCACATTTGGATGGATTTAGAGAATTCAGATGACACCTCAGAATGTTATGATCGGTTCACATCGCTAATTTACAAACACTTCCAGCGGTAACCACAAATCACCTAAGGATTTAGTTAGATGTTAAACATTCCAGTCATATCAGACCTAAAACTGCAATGTTCAGTCTGTCAATATCTATACACCAGAACCAAGATTCTCGAAGCTCTAGGATAATCTTAAGTTAATGTAAATGTATGGTACTTTCAACTATATCAGCACTGAGAGCTTCGAAATCTGATAAAGACAGGAACTTGGACAGTTTTCACTGTAGCTTGTTTTTACATTCAACTTGTGTATCATGTTTTCACATGTGATGAATATTTGAGTTTTGTCATGCTGACAATATCATGAACAATGCTGTGACGTTGTGTTCTATATATAGCAACTGCAGATAGCCAgcctatgtttgaaagtagatttgggtttttttcctcAACTTGATGACTTTGGTAACAGAATGTTATATTTGTGCCCATATCACATATCATACCATGTTTAGATGGTAAATATcaaaaataccaacatttaggcactcatACTGTAAATCATAAGAACAATGTTGAGCTCACAGAGATTTACCTCAAGTAAAtcatcacacacaacagacatacAATATTCAGGTTGATTAAGATTTTTATTCCTCAAAATGAGAAGTTGAAACAATAAAATTAATTGTCGTATGTACACAAAAATGTCTAGGGTTCTACTCTTACCAGTATCCTGGCTCTGATGAAACAACAATATTAACGTTTGCTGTCTAAAGTTTGACACCTTTTTTTTTGCAATATATTAGGAACATGcatattacatgtacatatgcttAATTTTCACATGCCAGTGTTAAACACAATCGATTCATTCCAGATCGGTGATGTACAGTTTCAGGAACCTAGGAACGGACTTTTGAGCCCTCATTCCTTCTCTTTAGCACTGTGAGTTGCTTTGAATGATAGGGATAGAGTATTATTAGTCCCTTCTCActtgatgtttctttgaacATTCATGACAAAGACGATATGATGTACATAGAAAACATATTTGATCTTAACAAGCACCAGTGATTCTGATGGGAGATTGTTCACTTCCACTTTGCATCAAGATTTGGACTTACGCTGGTTTTCAAActtaaacaacaataacaaaagccTTATTTTCACCAAGTTTGGGTTTCGAAATATCAAGCTTTTCCTTGGCAACTCAGAGGAAAAACACACTACCTTTTCTATCCttactcaaaaaaaaaaaaataacatcagGACTGAAATAATTAAGCATCTGCAGCTATCCTTGGTATGACTGTCCTCATTTTTATAATATTACTGCCATTTTATAGTctcaaaaatatacagaatgcTCCTAGAGTACCCTCGTTCTTCTGTTTGTGAGCAGTCATTGTTGACAGAATGACATTGTTCATTCTTGACTAATAAAGCAAAAGCTTTTAAGTAGGGGAATTTTTGCATATTCAATATGCTTTCAATTTCAAGCCTCCATGACTTGATGTTAAACATCGCGGAGGGGAGGAATAGTCTTAGCCCACTGGCAAATAGAAGGGAACAAAAGGATAGATAGGAATAAGTCTAGGAAAGTGGCTGATAAGTCTCAAAAACCTTGCAAACAAAGCATAACTTGGAAAGGAAAATGGTAAATAATATCACAAACAGCATCAtaaataaaacaattaaaacCTGCAGATTTTCTCAATCAGTCCAAATCTTCCATGCAAAATGATCACAGATTTGTTAGAATATTTTTCACCTCGTTTCGTTTTGATAAACAGAGCTTCACTGGTTACCGTGGTTACAAGCAGCATACATAGTCATTATTTTCACTTCATCATCCTCATTAAGTACTTCAAAATAACAACAACGTCCATTCATACCACATTCTCGCACATTGTGTATGCACCCCTTTCACACAAAAGTCAGATACACTGGGATCTTTCAACCACCGAGTGTGACAGTTCGAGAACCACATCGCAAAGTAAAATATTTCACTGAACTAAACATTAAATCACCACTCAATCTTGTCAAACAGATTAAAATTAATTCCAGCAAGTAACTTGCATCCAGTGCATGTCTCAACTTGCCAATGCTAGAAAGATTAAAATCATTGCATCACTGTAACCAGTACAGTTGACAAAGATAAAAATCTTAATGGTCATAATTAAAATTCCTGTGATTTTCAAAGTTAAAAATATCACTGCTAAATAtgctttaaaatgtttttcagagtCGACATGTTTGTTTCACAAGACTGAGGGTGTAGGTTGAACAATGAAACTAAGATAAAGAAACTTTACAACAGAAGATACAGAACACAAAAGAATTAGATCATCACAGGGCAAGAAATGAGAATCAGAAATGTTGTTGTGTTTCTTGGCAAGTAGCTTTGCCTCACAAATTCATAATCTCATCAAATAATGTCAAGAGACAATTTAACTCAAAACATTTTCTTGCATGTACAAATTATCTTTGACATAAAACCAAGAAAAGCTTAGTCAAGATAGATCCTTTCATTAAACAGACAGAACCATAACAGAAAAGGTATAAATACTTTCCTTTTTACAAATATGTTCAACAGATTTAATTTACTCCCTTAAATATTCAAACCATGCTCGGTTCAACCACACTAACAAAAGTCAAGGACATTACAATGAGCCACTTGAAACACTGGTTTCACAGCTTAGTAGCTTAAAGCAAAGATACAGGTTTATGCATCAGTAACCCTCGTAAATGTCACTTCAAAAATAAAATGTCAACTGGGGTCCAAATTGAAAATATTAATCATAATATTAGGGTATTACTTATTTTACTTTACCATATTCTTAAACACTTTACAAAAATATAGGTTAAAGAAAGGCAATGTGATGTCTTATTGTTGAGTAAAATGTAGAAAGGACGAATAGTAATTATTTCATACAGAGAACAAGCTTTTCATCAAAACCTACTCCTGGTTTCATCATTCCTGAGAATATGTATGCAAATATCTCTGTGACAAATAAACTGCCACTTCTTTTTATTGCAAAAAGCCAACCATTCCAGTGCATGCTTGCACATTGATGTAACTGTGCAATATTTACTCCAGATGCAGTGCCAATCCTTAGTTGGAGAACAATTGGAATTCTGTTTGCCCTATGAGAATAACAAAAACCTTACTCAGATCAATTCTGACACGTCAGAACATCTTGAGTATGagtattgaaaaatatttctccTGGATATTGGCTGATTGACCAGGCACTGCATATGTCGTAGGTATCGGCCATCTTGTTCAagtacatccatccatccgcgGGTCCGATCCAACAGCTGCCTCGATAGGCGAGGACACCTTTCATCTTCCAGCCAATCACATTTCAGCTTAGTATCACAGATATTACCATGATTGCCTTGGAAGAAGTCTGAAAAGCTCATCCTCAGCCCGAATAAGTCTACCGGGACTTCTGGACTGATGTACAACAGAACACTAGCCACAAGACTAGACACGTGTCACCCCTGGAAGATTTTCCTTTTGATGCTTgcacattttttttctcttgCTATGAATACAGAATCTACAGGCTATGTTACAAGAGCAAATAGATTAAGTAGGAACTGCGTCAGATTTACagatcattttaacaacagCATAATTTAACTGAAGACTAGTCAAATGTCCATCAAAAAGCTATTTGGTGACAAGTGTCACTTTACAAAGCTGATAAAAGTCCTTAAGCAACTTATTGGCAAAGATGCAAGCTTGATACAGTAATCCACATTTGGAGACATAGAGAGGAAGTCCTGTGTGTCTAGGACAGACGAAGAATATAAATCATCAGTATACTCCATTCACTCGCTTGTATCAGAACACTCCTAGACATTTTTATTGATGTAGTATGGTATGCGACTTGCCTACTCTGGCAAGAAAAAAAGACAGAGCTGAAACAAGTGTTACTACCACTTAATGCCACCCCCAGCCTTTGCTGCCATAGGATAACGGTACCTACTTGATGAGGGAAGGCGTGGTGGTATATCTTTGAGGGACTGGACTGACCcccacaacataaacatgtcaTAACAGCAACAAatggcaaaaaaaaaaaaaaaaaaaaaaaaaaaaaaaaaatttaaattgGAAAAATGTCAATAGACTTCACCATTGCTTCCAAAAAGAAAATGTGTCTGTAGAATTATTGGATGACCTTCATTAACTGAATGGATCAGTAAGATATTTTAGTTGCTTTTTGTTTCTCAGCACAGTGATCATAACAGATCTCTCGTGGAATAAACAGTGATATCTGTTCCTCATTATGCTACACACAGCACTACCCATCAACACGGTGCCGTCCTTGTTAGGACACCATCAAAGGGACTCAGATGAGGGTGAATCGTCCATAAAACTAAAGTATTTGCTATCCACACTGTAACCATCGCTACCACCACTTCCAATGCTGCTATGGTCATCGGTATCACTCTGGCCACTATTATCACCCAGAATATCCACTTCATCTGTAAAGtacaatgaaatatgtttcaaaataaacCCAATATTTACCAATACCAATTAGCACTACAAAGAATCAATTTTAGAATTTCAAATGTATAGTATTGCAAACAAGCACTGATTTCTGGTTATGTTTCATCATAACACATTTAAATAAACACGTTTTggttttattgaaaatatgttgaaCTAAGATTCAATATGTTTAAACTGAGACACTCACCAGACTCTGAAGTTGAGGTAGTTGAGTTTGTAGAAGTACTACATTCACTAATACTCCGTCCTTGTTTGACACGGTACATGCCAACATTCAGTTGATCTAATTTCCTCTGTAAGTGTCTGTGTTCTCTTCGCAGTTGTTCTTTTTGAGTATAATGTCTCCGTTCTTTATCCTCTAAtatctgaatgaaaacaaaacaatgtatgaTTACACCTGATATTCTCACGACCTACATACAGGCTAGCATACATActattttcttgaaaaaaagaaaatacaatcaAACTGAATAAGTATGTTAAGaaaattaatttaatttattcaattaaattactgttaaacatgataaacatgataaatttgtcaaaactgttgaaaagaaatgaattaATGAAAGCTCCTTTTGTGTTGAGGGATTGTGAACAAAGGGGGACAACTCTTACATGCCACATATCACAACCTTCAAGGTACTGGGAGATGTTTTGAAAGACAGTCAGCAATACCTTGTAATCAATATTTCTAGCAATACTGTTGAATTCCTAAGAAAAATAGGTCCAATTATCCAAATCTTCTCATAagactaaacataaacaaacagatGTTTGTACAGCTTCatgtaatgttttgaaattgttGAAACCAAAGGAATATCATCAAATCCATTCATATACTCGTGTTTTCTGCCATTGAGAAGTCTGGTACAGATTCGATGACTTTAAGCCTACTTAAAACATACAAGTGGCTCAGTTATATCTCTGTCTTGTGAAGATGATGTCTTGATACAGATGGAATCAACCACAAACACCTTACAAGCTTGATCAGCAAACTTACCCTAATAAACCCTCTTGCTTTGGTTAAGAGCCCTAAGGTTGTATGTCTAGTTGCGTCTGGTCCCAAAGGCACCATGTCTTTCAGCTTTTCCAAACAATGTCTTAAGTGGGCTCTCCTGCAAAACATAACAGCAAAGTTACACACGACTGCAAATACAGGTAACTCTAAACAGGTTAGGTAAAATGCAGTTGATGAAAGGCTGTTGCATTCTTATATATTTTAACACCGAGAAACTAGACAAATACAAATATTCCTGTTCATACTCATTGGACCACAAGGAAGACAATAAGAGCTGAAACGCTAAATATCCAGTCTTGGAAATCTAAATTTTAGCATTTCTACATCATATTTTACATGAAAGGATTTTTTTTACAAACTTTCACACATTTCTTTACTACTTGCGAAGATTAGCCTCTTTAAACAGAAGACATTCCCAGAGTTATTCCTCACCCATAAGTTCAGTTTTAAGTGTTGAATTTTGCTGACCACAAAAGATAATTATGACATGTGGAATAAGGAGACAAAACAGTGGGATTAGTTCTGGGGAGGTAGGG encodes:
- the LOC137266392 gene encoding max dimerization protein 4-like isoform X2; its protein translation is MMHSIAQLLQAAEYIERREREAEHGYASTLPMPDEYSKKKSKGKKTQGNRSTHNELEKNRRAHLRHCLEKLKDMVPLGPDATRHTTLGLLTKARGFIRILEDKERRHYTQKEQLRREHRHLQRKLDQLNVGMYRVKQGRSISECSTSTNSTTSTSESDEVDILGDNSGQSDTDDHSSIGSGGSDGYSVDSKYFSFMDDSPSSESL
- the LOC137266392 gene encoding max dimerization protein 4-like isoform X1, translating into MMHSIAQLLQAAEYIERRERGKFNEAEHGYASTLPMPDEYSKKKSKGKKTQGNRSTHNELEKNRRAHLRHCLEKLKDMVPLGPDATRHTTLGLLTKARGFIRILEDKERRHYTQKEQLRREHRHLQRKLDQLNVGMYRVKQGRSISECSTSTNSTTSTSESDEVDILGDNSGQSDTDDHSSIGSGGSDGYSVDSKYFSFMDDSPSSESL